Below is a window of Zymoseptoria tritici IPO323 chromosome 12, whole genome shotgun sequence DNA.
AGGCGTGTTCTTTGTTTATGAAtttgatggcgatgatgggaCCGGATGCATTTCGTGGTATGGCTTTGCGGATGCTGGGAATGAGAAGTTGAGATTAGGGAGGGTTCTGATTGATATCCTTCTCCTTCCGTCACGTACGATGCGTATGCGCCGGAACCTATGGTCTTGGATACGAGGCGGAAAGGGAGGTCGTTGGGTAGAGGGACTGCTTGTGACTGTTGAAGTGAGTTAGCCATGCTGCATTGCCGTTCGCATGAAGTTGTTGCATTACGTTCGGCGGAGCGCCCATATTTCCAGGAAAGGTGATTATAAACACTCCACAATGGAACTACCAATCTCAGTTTTCGTATGCGCCGGGCAAGTTGTACTGTTCATCCGAgaatgaagaagatgaagttgCTTTCAGCTGAAGAAGTTCCAGGTGAATAAGAGACACTTCGGCCCATGACAACGACGAGCCTGAGGCAGCATTTCGTTCGAGGAGGACAAACGAGTTCTGGAGGTCGGAGGCAGTGAACGCCGCAGTGTTACTGAGTTGGACTACGCGGTGGTATTGATGTTTGATAGATGGTCATAGACTGCCTTTGTTCGGTGCAACGTTGCTCAAAGTCCCACATCACCGCTCACTCCTTCCCACTACTGTACAAGTCAAGATGTCCATTCATTATTCGCTCCATAGCAGTGTATAGTACGCCACTCTCTCGACCAGTCTCCCATCATGCCTAGCAAGTAGGACAACCTTTGGATCCGTTCAAAGCTCTGCAAACAGAGATGAGAAATAGGTAGCTCCGCCAGAAATCAGATAGTTCGAAAACGCCTTCGCAATGTATAGTACCCGCAGGTATTCTCGCCCTCGCCATCATGACCCTCGCTTTACTCCGAAGGTCCAAACAATAAACGCCACGAAGCGACCTTTGGTCCGCCGCTCCTCTGCTGTCAACAATCTAATATCTCCAACTCCTTCACGTTTTGAAGAAAAGACATCGCAAACGGAAAGCATGGCCGCCCATCATCATGCCGGGGTATCTCGACGCAGTACGTTTTTTCGCTCTCAATAAAACACAATCAAAAGTAGGTACGCATACCACGGAAGTGGCTGGCGTGAGAAGTAGGTTGTTGCGTCCGATGTGCACTTCGGTCTCCTGATGTATGCCAGGGCTCCGGCCGTTTCCTCGCACATGTTCTGATGGCAAAGCACTGCCGGCAGTCGTAGGTCGGATGGAGTATGCTGTGAGAAAGGGCATGTTTCCAGGCTAAAGCATTGGTCCGGTAGCGACAAACTGTGAATATAACCCCTTATTCGAACTGAGAGACTAGCCCAGCGAAGTAGCGGCGAAATTTGACAGCATGGTCTCCATGTCACGCTCCTTTAGAACGGCGGCGTATTTCGGCTCGCGGGAGAATTTGGGAACAGAGTCCTGCGAAGAAAGTATTAGTGACAGTGAATCTCCATCGCAGTGGTAAGCAGACTTACGCTGGCCATGAGCTTGAAGACACTGCTTTGTGCCTGATCAAACAGAACAGCAACCTCATCCAAGCTGGCAAtcatctcctcgtcctctccgaTTGACCGAGTCATGCGTCCAGCCAGAGCATTTCGCAGATTGTGATCGATGTTAAGCTCGCATGGCGATCCAGGAGCCAGGAAAGCATTGTACAAGCTGTAAGCAGATGCAAGAGTCTCCCGAATCACATCCGGCTTTGGTGTTGATGCACTTCGCTTCGCGCGGTCGTAGTCGGCCAGGAAAGCCTTGACCTCGACGTAGAATGCGAGGTTCTCTTCGCAATGCGTTTCGCGAAGGTACTCGCGGAAGAGCAGGCGAAGAGCGGGATCGCGGACGATGACGGCCATGCGATTCGTGTTCGAGTCGCGAACGACACCAGGTGGTATGCGTAGTGTCGCCTCGCCATTCACGGACCCATCAGGACTCGTGATCCATCCAGCTGTTCGCATGCCCTTGTGCGTTATAGCATACATCTGCTTGCTTGCGGGTGCAAATCGATGTTGTGAAGAGGAATGCTGAGAGGCGTATGATGATCCGTGTGACCCGAATCTTTCTTCGAAAGTTGGATCGATGAAGCCGTAGTGCAGGAAGGAATTGGCGATCTCGTGCGCTTCTCGCTTGTCCACGGTCGTGCAACAGTCCATCAGCCAATCAAACGCTGTCTTGCCGGAGAATACAAAGGGTGCTCCTTCCTTGTCACCCCGCTTTGACTTTTGCATCTTGACGCCCAGCAGGCCTGTCGAATAGTCCGTCTGGGAGTCTGAGTCTGATGAACTTGATGCAGGCTTGAGGTTAGGACCCGCATCGCCAGCAAATCGTCGGAAAAGGACATCAATGGTTGCGGAGTCGTGGACAATCATGTCCGTCTCCGGGTCCCGTTCGAGGATAACCAATTGCATCATGTTCCGTGGAGAGTCGAGCAGGTCATTGACATGCCGTAAGTGGATGCCATTCCTTTGGCAGAACCGCGATAAAATGTGCATGCCCTTTGGTGTGAGTTGCCAGACAGTTCCCttcgaggtgaagtcggtCTTCCCATCCAGTGACTCAACGAACCGTGCCTCCACAAATCGACTGCATACTGAGCGTGCCATCTCTTTCGCCATGGAAAATGTCGTCGTGGTTGTGGTGGTTACTATCCTTGACACGTCTTTCGGATCGGGCATTCGGTTCGATTGTGAGAACTTGAGCGAGCCGAGATTGGTGACTGCCTCCTCGCTCGTGAAGGTGTGGTCTATTCGAGAGAAGCGTACGCGATGTGGAGTGAGTGGTAGGCTGACGATGAGGGTAGCGAAGAGGTCTTTGAAGTCCTGCCATGATTGTAAGCGTGTGTCGTGCATGGGAAGGTGGAGGCCAGAACGGTGGCACGATGTTGCGACAATGTGGGCATGATGCAGAGGGAGTAGGATCAAAGAAATGGTATGGCAACACGTGAGGGATTTCTGGGGTAGCACGTGGCAAGGTGCCGAAACACATGTGTGCAACTTACCCTAGTGAATGGTCGCATGTCCTCCGTCATGCGAAGGAGCTTCGAAGATGTCTGATGCATGGTGCGTGGACTTCTCGGGAGGAGTTGCTGGTGGTTGTGGGTGTTTCGATAGGATGCAAAGTCTTTTTCTGCGTCCCTCCACGGCGTGGGATCGGTTGCACTGTAACTTTCCTCGAAAGCTTTTATGTCTGCAACAAACTCGTCTGAAAGGTGTGTCTCGGACGATGCGTGagacctcgacgacgaggcTGAGGTCGTGTTCGAATTGGAGGAGTCGGAAGGCGAGACAGGCGCTCGTGGCAGTGTCTCGCCTTGTGGACTTGAGACTGGAGGAGCGCTCCCACGAGATCGAGAGAGACCAAGAGAGGCAAGGCGAAATTGGGCGCGGGACTTGAGAGTCGGAGCACCGGCGGTAGTCGTGTGGGAATCCACGGTGACTGTCGGGGAGGGGAGATTTTGGGCGTTGGAGGTAGGTGTTCGAGCGCTGGGTGCGGGTGGCCTCACGGGCTtcgtcggcggaggcgaCGGTGGGTGGTTGGTGAGACTAtctcggtggtggaggactgCGACGAGATGGTCGATCGAGGCCTAAGTCGAACGGGGCACTTTCGGTGGATCGGGTCGGTCGTCCTGTGGAATGCTAAGGCAGTAGGAGTGATATACGGGTGGGTAGGAGGTGTGGAATGCGGGCGGCGGTCGTCATGAGCGTCGTCTCAAGTAGCGAGAGAGATGCATAAGCCCAGGTGCGGCGGTGGGAGGAATCAGAGAGCAGGGAGAGGCCTGTCGAGAGGGCGCAGGACGACGACTATGGACAGGACTGGACAGCGATTGAAAGTCAACTCGGTCGGGCTCTGCCTGGCGCTGGCGCTGGTACAGTCACGCCCGATTTTGCGAGAGCACTGGCAGGACCAAGTCAAGTGCAAGGTCTAGTGTGTGCCGGGCGTGTGTGGTGGTCAGATTGGGTGGATCAATGATCATCTGCGTGAGAGTCTACCCAAGAGCTCCGTGCGCAGGtgcatgcatgcatgcatCGGCAAGCAGGGATCCACCGCGTGGGCAGCAAGCCAAAGCCTGCACCACACCAGTGACCAAGCCGGGGTTCGTCCGTGACTATACGGTAGTCAGACTTGGAATCTCGACCATCACATCAGGCCATCCCATGCGATCCCGACGTATCGATACCGCTCTTTCGGCCATGATCAGCAGAGAGTCGAGACCACCTATTCCGACCGTTACCGATGGACAACCGTTGTGATGATGACCACGCCGACAACAAGGCACGAGTCCATCATACCACATGCGTCGGCACGTGCTGTCTAGACACAGTCACAATCGCATCCATCTCAGTCTTTCACAAGCCATGCTGAGTGCCAATGCTTATCATTACATGACCACCCAGCCAGCCTGGACTTGCCGGCCGTTTCACATCGTCAGGCCTGCGACAGGCATCTTACCTGTTCGCCGACCAGGCCACGCCTCACCTTCCAAAGCTATTTGTACGACACCGCGCCATCACACGAACCGAATATAACGCACGCTTTCCACGTGTCGTAGACCGTGATCCGGAGAAGCAGTGATTGAAATGACATGACGGTACTGCCATGTGTGTCTTTCTTTAGCTCTGTAACCTCACTACTGACGAGTGTCGATCACGACCACGGCGACATCGGCCTTTACGAACACGCAATCTCAATGAATGTCCGCACCCTTCTCTAGCCCGTGCAGTCCGAGACATCACCTCCCAGATCGATGTAACCTCACGTGTACATCGTCAGCATCAACTGATCCCGTATGGACACGCAATCAGTCATCGCGAAATCGTACCAAGAATCAAGGACTGTCCTTGAACGACAATCATCGTCTTCTGTTCTCTTCATCATCGGTAGCACGCACATCTGAACCACGACATCGTGCTCCTTCAGAAGTAAACGTTGCCGCCTGCCGGCGCATGACTTCTGACACATTCTCGTATGCGTACCGGTTCCTGCCTCTCCACTCGCCGTCACTCGCACGTGGGCGAAACGTGTCGTGGCGTTTTCCTGCTCTTCTCGGAATGAGCAAGTGCATCGCATGCAGATTCCTTCTTTGTTCAATACCTTATTCTCCTTAGTTCATCCTGTTCTCACCCATCCACAATCATCCTCTCAACGCGGAGCGTCAACCACACATACGCTGCCCCACCATTCGAGACAGGTGAGACGTTCCGCTGTCACCTCAAAAACGTGTTCGCCGCCTGAGCCGGACTGGCGTATGATCGCCGCCCTGGAAGCATTTTCGAAGCTCCGCTCTGGCGGGGCATGGCTTGGATGTTTTGCGAGTCacaatcctcctcgccggATGCACCACGTGAGGAGGCGCAAGATAGACTTTGCACCAGTGCTGTACGCCGCCCGGCTGCCGTCAAAAGGAGGAGCGAGCAGGTCAATCACATGCGTTTGCTCATACTTGCTCACGAACTAAGCAGCATGCGGTAAACTGGAGTTTCCAAATGAGGCAGGTAGCAATTCCGGGTGGAGCAGATCTCTCTTTGAGACGCCGGGATTTTGGAGGTATAGCAATGTGCGCAAACTAGCGGCCGGCCGTATGCTGACTGTGATGACGGGATTTCAAATACCCATCTCAGGAGCCAGCATCGACAGCATCATCACGCAGCAACGAAGGTGCATACCATGCTGCACACTTTGCCGGCCTTCACTGGCGAGCGATGTGAACACAGACAGCAAGCACACTGCCTTTGATCCTCCGAACACGGCCCGGCTGCGCAAGCACCCGGCTCAGACAGGCGGTTTCACGACACACGTAAACGTCGGCCCAGTCTCACAAactcggaaagaaacaaccGTCGCACAGCTAGCCAAGCAAAGCAATGGCCACGATCCCTGCGATCGCGTGTCTGATATTGAGGTACAGCCAGACATGCAGCCACAAAAGATGCGGTGACCTGCTTCAGAACACAAGACATGCACGCCTCAAACCAATGCCTGTCGTTGGCAACGATCCAGTTCTCGGTCGGATGTGAACACAGCATGACTCGCGCGCGAGCAACCCGTTCCGTTCCCTGACCTGAGCTTGACACACTGCATGTTTACGCGTGCGTGCGTGCACGAAACTGGACGTTGTGGCAGATACTTCGGAGAATAATCTCCGTCTCTTTGGGGTGCACCGAGCAAGTTTCGACTGTCATACAAACAACCCGTGGGTAAGATGCCGTGGGGAGATGTTGAAAGTTGATCATGTACGCTGTTCTGTCCGAGACCAACCAGCCATTGCCAAGATCACAGCGAAACACAGAAAACGTGGTCAGATCAAGCCACTTTACGCCATGATCATGCACGGCGCTCTCGGTCGAAACCGTTGAACTCCACCTTGCGTGGAAGGAGCATTGGCAGGCTGAGAACTCCACACCAAACACTCGCGGCCAAAACTCCTCGTCCAGCCCAAGGTCGTTCTTTTGTTCATACCTCAGGCTCATGGCGTGATACACGATCAAAGGGTGAGCAAAGCAAACCCGTCGTATGCTCTTCACCACATCTCCGGCAACTGATGCAGACAGGCTTCGCAAAGTGGTCGCCGTCTTCTCCATCAagcctccatctccgaccctcggcttcttcgctaAACAACGGCGGCCTCGTGGCTTTACCCAGGACCCGCAGCACGAGGCTTGCATGCCATGCATTGCAGAGTACCACGCCATCGCCACGTGGTCGAAGGCATTACCCGTAAATCGGGACAAGGGTAAGCAAAACGGCCGCTCAAGTTTCGCCGAGGACCAAAAAAAGAGGGAACAGGAATTCCTGGCGACTGCCCAGCTTGAGGCGTCGATCTAGACCTCTTGCTTTTTTTCGCCGCATGTCTATTCTACCACCTGGGGTACTCGGAAAAGGACAATCTCAATCGATGCGGAAAATACGCTTGCCCATGTACATGCTCGGTCATGTCATCATCGCGTCCTCGGTTCTGCAATGAACAAGGATGACCGCAATCAGGCACCGCTCCCCTGTCACATCCACGTGGCCATGCTGCTGTGTGTCTTACGTGCATGTCCGTCGACAACTACCGCTCGCACCCCAACTGGGTATGTGAGATAGCGAGCCAATCTCGCCCACGGTCGAAATGAGACTTTCTCCTCTCACGGCTGACTCACTGAAGATAAGGAGCGCATCGACTCCGCTCACGTTCGACAGCCTTACTCCTCGGTTCGGTCGAGGGGTTGGACTTGACCATTCATTGCCATAATGCGAAGTCCAACCAATGGCAGACCGGGATCGCATCGCTGCAGTATACTGTAGACGAGATGTCATCTGGCAGGAACAGCCTGCTTACTACGctcgcttctcctccaaACATAGCACACCTCGCATTCGTGCAGTCACAGTCTACACTCCGGCCTTGCTCGCTTCTAGCACCGCTTAAGCGTCTCGAGAACTGCAGCGCGAGAAGTTCGATCTGGGACGTACGTCCGCCGACTACTGTATGCTCTCCGATCCCTCGATCTGAGTGCAAGCATGCAAATTGACTGCCATCGCCCGGCCTGCATTGTGGTGTAAGCGATCTCGTCTGCACACGCAGTCAGCTCCGCCTGGCTGCGAGATGAGGACGCAGATGCCCGCTGTCAAGGCCCTCCAAGCGAGATCTGCCCTTGTTGACACCCTTGCAGCAGCAAAAGTCCATGTCCCTGTCCGAGGCCGGGTTCGTGCCTCGTCGGTCGATGCATTGTGATTCATCTCATGTCCTGCCGACATGGTCCGCTGTCCATCCATGCTGCAAAAAGTCTTCAAATCTACCTTCAAGCACGCAACCAAAAGCCACCGTCAACAGATCAACATCATCTCACGCCTCCTGCTGACGGCTCATAGACCCACACGTCCTCAACCCTCGTATCTCGTCAGCTCCGCCCCCTGGTCCGGCAATTCGGCCTTTGCTCAAGTCCCGGTCAAAGCTCCCGGCAAGCCTGGTCCAGGCTTCAAAAAGATTCTGGAACACAATACGAAGTTCAGCAGGGCCACCTGGCAAGCACATGGCCACGGCTCTCTGTCCGCCTTCTTAGGGCAACGGAGCGGTGACCGGTAGAATAAGTAGGGCAACGGATTCGACGCAGCCGAACGGCGACGTAAGACCTAGCGTGGGAGACTGAGTGTCTCGAATGGGTTTGTACAGTACTATACCGTGCATAACGCACGAGAATGTAGACAGCTCCATCATGTCCGTCAAGAGGCGATGGAGGTTGATATGTGTGGACACCTTCTGCCGTGAAGACAGAAGAACGGAACGACTCCACCCGTCTTGTACCACAGAACATTCATGCAGCACCATTACACATTCCAGAAGCAATGACTACCATGGTCCAGCTTCCTGCACGCACCCATGCACATGCACAAGAAGCTCAGAAGAAGAAACGCAAGTCACGGAAGGGACGGAGTCACAGAGGTCCCGCAAGATCCCGCAAGGCTCCGCGAGACACGACAACCCGCGTGGCAGCCGTGGGCTCCCTGTGCCGAGTGTGAAGACGAAAAAGACGATGGGTGTGGATGCCATTGCTGCGCCTCGCTACCATGGTCCTTGTTGTTCCTTCGTGATGCTGGTTCTGCCACGTTGTTCCTGCTGCGGACTAGAGTCTAGCGCTGTGCTGGCTCGTGAGGGTCTGGTTTGTGTGTGAGTCGGCGACTGGCGGTGCGGTGCGGTGTGGATGATCCTGGATTTTGCTTGAGGGTTGCGTGATGGATGGTGAAGATTAGCAAAGGGACTTGGTTGGAGTAGCGGTGTGCTGTCCGGATCTGGGTACCATGGCTCGTGAGTGCTGATGCTGTAGCCTAGTAGAGGAGATAGCGGGCTTCGCACCGACACGGCACGTTCATGATGGAGGAAGTTTGCCTTTGGCCTATCCGAGCGTGGCGAACGCAAAGATGAGAATGTCCGAAGCACATGTGCCACCGCGCGAAGTACTTTCATGATTCATTCAATACACACATGTGCAACCTCGTTCATCTACACATCCTCGCAGCCAGGAAGGGTAGCCGACAACAGTCACTGTACAGGAGCCCAGAGCCCACCCACCTCATCTCACAACTCAGACCGGCTCTCCTTCCAAATGCTCAACAATCAAGTCCACCTGCTTGATCGGGTGCAGCAACATAGCAGGTAAACACATCCTGCCCTCATTCGCAAgctcccactcctcccctccatcaTTGTCAACCTTATACCCCAaccacctcttccacaaATTCGCCGGAAATCCAGCGTGGTAGTACCAAGTCGTACCCAAGAAATTGTGCTGTCGCTCATCGCTAAACACACTCGTACGTGCACCGCCCGTAGCGCCATTGCGACCGTTGTTGAACACGGCCGCGAGGTACGAGGTCGGCCACGCACGGTCGATGTAGACTGGATGAGGAGCGTAGACGGCTTTGTAGCCGTGGTGCAAAGCGCAGCTGCCAGGCCACATTTCAGAAAACATGGTGTGGCGCTGTAGGGTAGTTTCGCGGTGCATGGTCTCCAGCAGACGGTGACTGAGGCGCGAGGCGGTGATGATTGCGGTCCTGCGAGGTGGATAGCCTTCGGTGGTATTGTAGCCCGTGACATCTTCGGCCAGGATCCAGTTGGTCTTGTGGGGGTCGAAGAGAGGGTTGAAGGTGATGAAatcggcttcttcgccgacgCCCCACTCGTAGTTGTCCTTGTCGAAGACTGTGGGAGGCTGTGGGTCATTGTCAGGATCCGCGGTCGTGTCGCCTTCGCCACTGGGACGAAGAGGACCCCATACTGGAGTCTCGTGGCTATGAGAAGCGACGTCCATGGGGTTCTTGACGCCCGCGTCAGAGGCGAGCTTGCCGTATATGTTCTCTTTGCTCGCTGTCCCGTGCTCGGTCTGGATTCGTACCATGTGGCGGAAGTCCTCCCAGCTGCCATGCTCGGCTGGGACGTAGAACCTGCCGTTCCGCTCCCAGAGACCCTTGCGAGGCTGCTGCTTTGCCCACTGCGAGACCTTCTGGAAGAGGTGGTAGAAGTGGCCAGTATAGCGAACGTCCATTTCCCAATGCCAGATGAAGTCGTACTCCGGATGCATGTGCGCAAAGTATTGCACGGGCATGTATGTACTCCTGTAAGCGCCGTGAACTTGGAGGTCACGGTAATTGCTTTCTGCGAGACCTCCATATATCAGACCCATCTGCCTCTCGGACCAGAGGGTGCCCATTCCCTTGAACTCTGCCGGCAGCGCTTTTTCGAGCACACGCTGGTACGTCTCGTCGTCCGCCCAGATCTGCGCATCGTTGTCCTTCACATGTACGAGAAAGTGAACGACGTACTCAGTGCCGGACTGAATCGACAGCTCGTTCACTAACGCGCGCAAGTAGAACATGTCTTCGGCATCATACTCAAACGAGTCCCATGTTCGGATGAGCACCACAGTCCGATTGAGAAGCTCCGTCGACTCTTGAACTTTGGGCTCTTCCTCCGCCCGCTTCGAGGTCTGCTTTTCCTCGACCGGACCGCCACTTGCCATGGATGTGAAAAAGTGATTCAATCTTTGCTTCGGCGGAGCCTTGAACCTGTGCGCATTGTCTTTCTCGCACTTATCCTGCACTTCTGCCCATTTCACATTTCGATAATCGATCTCCAGCTCGTCACCCCATACGTGTTCAGCGCCCTCTCTGTCACCGTCCATGCCCGCACCGCTTCCGCCAAACTTTTTGCTGTATCCAAATCCATAGGGTCCAAGTCTGCCGTGTCGTTCAAAGCACACATCCTTTCTCAAACCAAGCAAGTCGTACGAGCCCATGACCGGGTCAGGGAAGCCTTTTGTCGTGCCGTTGAACGCCAGCAGCTGTGGTACCTCccgcttctccttcgcatcGACATAGCATTTTACTGGCGGCGCAAAGCCTTTCCTGTCTCCCTCGACACCATACTTGGGATACGGATCGAATCGATGCGGCAGCGGGAAGGCTACTTGCTCTTTCACCTCAGGTATCTCCCGCTTCTTGTTGAATCCCTTCTCTTTCGATGTCACCGCatcggccttcttcttctgctccatCGCAGCATCCACTAGTCGCTGCACTTCTACATCCTCGGCCACTGGGTATTCCGGCGTATCATCCTCTCGTGACACCAGCGTCCTGATTCCGCCATGGTATCTTTTCAAGAAGGGAAAGCCTTCCCATGCTGGCGGAGGCGCAGCAGGCCTCCCAATCCCAAGCTCTACCGCCGCCCTGCTGGACAAACTTGCTCGCACAAGGTACCAGATGAAGAAGCCGATGATCGCAGATATTGCAAGCGTAAAGTATCGACTGAATCGTCGCCGTGGAAGATGGTATGCGTATGTGGGAGCTCTTGCGGCGCCTTGGCCGAGCATTGGCTGTGATGAGGAGAGGTAATCATGTGCATCGATCGAGTCTTCTGAGCCGCGTCTCTGCTTCTCTGGGTCGATGAGAGCCCCGGAAAAGCTTCTGTATCTGCTCATCGGTCGAGGAAGGTATACGTTGGGAGCCGTTATGTCATTGATCGTGTCGCGTGGGAGTTTGATGGAGCCAACTTGGGCCTGGTGTGGTGATTCTACACAAGTATATGCTCTGCTGTACAAGAGGACGATCAGAGATGCGAGATCGCtcagaaggagaagagtaTGGACAgtggtgaggtcgagggtgGAGTTGAGGTAAGTTTTAGCACGAACGATCAACGGTAAACAAGGAGCCGCTGGACATGACAACCGATCGCTCTTGGCAAAGCCTCCGCTCGCTCACTTCATCCGACTCGTGGACAGCATCGGGCAACAGTTTGGAAATTCGTATCATCGACGAAGCATACATTGTCGACAATCCAAAGCACATACATGTCTTCATATATTTAAGACCCTCTTCTTGTGTCACGCTGAAGCCACGCCTTTGGACACAGCCACCATGCGTCGTCTTGACTTCTCCAGTAACAAAAGCAGTACCATCAAAGCCGACATCTCAGCTTTCGCATCTAGCTCCCGTCGAAAGGTCATGGTGCCATTGATCTCCAAAGAGAAGTGCTCCACGAAGACAGCCACGACCTCATCGTCACGTTCATCGACCAGCGTGTAGTCTCTCCGGGACATTTTCGACATATTGAAACTCCTCTCGGAAGTTCTCTTTCAGTAATACCTGCCGTGCAGCGTACGGCCCTTCGAGTCCTTCCTCGATGTTTCGAATCGATACGACGCATAACTTAGGAGACGTCCCT
It encodes the following:
- the MgSst2 gene encoding Sst2-like protein (Related to yeast Sst2 that is a member of the RGS (regulator of G-protein signaling) family with GTPase-activating protein for Gpa1p inyeast and regulates desensitization to alpha factor pheromone; also required to prevent receptor-independent signaling of the mating pathway.); translated protein: LPRSPRTMHQTSSKLLRMTEDMRPFTRDFKDLFATLIVSLPLTPHRVRFSRIDHTFTSEEAVTNLGSLKFSQSNRMPDPKDVSRIVTTTTTTTFSMAKEMARSVCSRFVEARFVESLDGKTDFTSKGTVWQLTPKGMHILSRFCQRNGIHLRHVNDLLDSPRNMMQLVILERDPETDMIVHDSATIDVLFRRFAGDAGPNLKPASSSSDSDSQTDYSTGLLGVKMQKSKRGDKEGAPFVFSGKTAFDWLMDCCTTVDKREAHEIANSFLHYGFIDPTFEERFGSHGSSYASQHSSSQHRFAPASKQMYAITHKGMRTAGWITSPDGSVNGEATLRIPPGVVRDSNTNRMAVIVRDPALRLLFREYLRETHCEENLAFYVEVKAFLADYDRAKRSASTPKPDVIRETLASAYSLYNAFLAPGSPCELNIDHNLRNALAGRMTRSIGEDEEMIASLDEVAVLFDQAQSSVFKLMASDSVPKFSREPKYAAVLKERDMETMLSNFAATSLG